A genomic window from Equus asinus isolate D_3611 breed Donkey chromosome 25, EquAss-T2T_v2, whole genome shotgun sequence includes:
- the LOC106846197 gene encoding immunoglobulin superfamily DCC subclass member 3: protein MGRELLLLLLLQDWGHTAGSELAFVQEPGDVVAVREHPLVLPCQVEGEPPVSISWQRDGLALANDSGATLMPDGSLHLAALPSRRSLPSRAHEYHCVAQNRYGRLVSRRARVQLASLSRFHQHPESVEVEQGGVARFQCLIRGVPEPSISWEHNGTALSTADHRITLLPGGILHITSMSQADVGTYHCVAHNVANIRHSQDAQLSLTGALGSPRLLQEPEILSGPQNLTLTVHQTAVLECIATGHPQPLVSWSRLDGRSIGVEGIQVLGTGNLMISDVSVQHSGVYVCAANWPGTRVRRTAQGILLVQAPPEFVQWPQSLSKPAGSSAIFTCVAQGVPEPHLIWLKNGKVLSPGDNIQLTHNNSTLMLAGISVEDEAIYQCVAENSAGSNQASAHLAVTGDPEPPPAPRGLRAMALSTSAIRVSWEPPPSNGDIIGYVLHLRPVGEPAGSELQEAVGKSTFEHVFSNLEPATAYSIHLWAYSAEGASQDSASIHASTMGSTPAVLGFSAKVLNATSVQASWELPPQLGPIQGFKLFHRKLPASHFEGPLLLASSVSSFLYTDLEPAALYEIKLQAFNGNGDGNSSVRFVSLRDVPLTTPGEWGPAGCSCSQDESSSLPGVMVGIHVGLAALIVCLLCLLLGWRHR, encoded by the exons ATGGGGCGggagctgctgcttctgctgctgctccaAGACTGGG GCCACACTGCAGGCTCCGAGCTAGCCTTCGTGCAGGAGCCGGGGGACGTGGTAGCCGTGAGGGAGCACCCACTGGTGCTGCCCTGCCAGGTGGAGGGTGAGCCTCCCGTGTCCATTTCCTGGCAGCGGGATGGGCTGGCCCTGGCTAACGACAGTGGTGCCACCCTGATGCCGGATGGCTCCCTGCACCTGGCTGCTCTGCCTTCCCGCCGGAGCCTCCCCTCCCGTGCCCATGAGTACCACTGTGTGGCCCAGAACCGCTATGGGCGACTGGTGAGCCGGCGGGCTCGGGTACAGCTGGCAA GTCTGTCTCGCTTCCACCAACATCCAGAGTCCGTCGAGGTGGAGCAGGGTGGAGTTGCCCGCTTCCAGTGCCTGATCCGGGGGGTGCCTGAGCCCTCCATTTCCTGGGAGCACAATGGCACGGCCCTGAGTACTGCTGACCACCG GATCACACTGCTTCCTGGTGGCATCCTCCACATCACCAGCATGAGCCAAGCTGACGTGGGCACCTACCACTGCGTGGCCCACAACGTGGCCAACATCCGCCACAGCCAGGATGCCCAGCTGAGCCTGA caggtgctt TGGGATCCCCGCGGCTGCTGCAGGAGCCGGAGATCCTGTCGGGGCCTCAGAACCTGACACTCACGGTGCACCAAACAGCAGTGCTGGAGTGCATCGCCACCGGCCACCCACAGCCACTTGTCTCCTGGAGCCGCCTGG ATGGCCGTTCCATTGGCGTGGAGGGCATCCAAGTCCTGGGCACCGGGAACCTTATGATCTCTGACGTGTCAGTCCAGCACTCGGGCGTCTACGTCTGCGCTGCCAACTGGCCAGGCACCCGCGTCCGGCGCACGGCGCAGGGTATCCTGCTGGTGCAGG CTCCCCCCGAGTTTGTCCAGTGGCCACAGTCCTTGTCCAAGCCTGCAGGCAGCAGCGCCATCTTCACTTGTGTGGCCCAGGGTGTCCCTGAGCCCCACCTGATCTGGTTGAAGAATGGGAAGGTGCTGAGTCCTGGGGATAACATTCAGCTGACCCATAACAACAG CACACTGATGCTGGCAGGGATCTCAGTTGAGGACGAGGCCATCTACCAATGCGTGGCAGAGAATAGTGCGGGCTCCAACCAGGCCAGTGCCCACCTGGCTGTGACAGGGGACCCAgagcctccccccgcccccaggggCCTGCGGGCTATGGCTCTCTCCACCTCTGCCATTCGAGTGTCCTGGGAACCACCCCCCTCCAATGGGGACATCATCGGCTATGTGCTGCATCTCCGGCCTGTAGGAG AGCCAGCTGGCTCAGAGCTCCAAGAGGCCGTGGGCAAAAGCACCTTTGAGCATGTCTTCTCCAACCTGGAGCCTGCCACAGCCTACTCGATCCACTTGTGGGCCTACTCAGCAGAGGGTGCCAGCCAGGACTCTGCCTCCATCCACGCCTCCACCATGGGCAGCA CCCCTGCTGTCCTGGGCTTCTCCGCCAAAGTGCTCAATGCTACCTCCGTGCAGGCCTCCTGGGAGCTGCCACCCCAGCTGGGACCCATCCAGGGCTTCAAACTCTTTCACCGCAAACTGCCAGCTTCCCATTTTGAGGGGCCCCTGCTCCTGGCCAGCAGTGTCAGCTCCTTCCTCTACACAGATCTGG AGCCAGCTGCTCTCTATGAGATCAAGCTCCAGGCATTCAATGGCAACGGGGATGGTAACAGCAGTGTCCGTTTTGTCTCTTTGCGTGATGTGCCCCTGACCACCCCTGGTGAGTGGGGTCCG GCTGGGTGCTCTTGCAGCCAGGATGAGAGCAGCTCGCTGCCTGGGGTTATGGTGGGCATCCACGTGGGCCTGGCTGCCCTCATCGTTtgcctcctctgccttctcctgggATGGAGACATAGGTAA